The nucleotide sequence GGTCAGGCAATTCTGAAGTCGCAACCATCACCAACAACCTGATTCACAGCCGCCCGACCCGCATATTGATGGGCCAGGTGATCGGCTGCCGGCGCTCCGGGTCGCCCCAGAGATGGGTCAGATCGTTCGCGAAACCCTGCAGAAGGTCCGCCCTGCCTGCTTCCCTTGCCTGACGCACGGCGGACCAGGTAGCGGTATAGCCAAGGAACTCATCCAGACTCCATTCAAGGCGGATGGTCATTGCAGGCGTGGCAATCGGCTCGAAGGGGAACTCCAGGGTGGAATAGCCACTGTCCACCAGTTGCCGCTCAGCCGGCCAGTAGGGGCCGATTTCCTCGCGATAGAACTGCTGAAAGCGCGTATCCAGCTCACCACCGAACTGCAGCACCCCGTAGCTGACCAGCGCCAGAACCGCGCCCGGCCTGGCGACTCGCCGCGCCTCTGCGTAAAACACGGGCAGATCAAACCAGTGCGCGGCCTGCGCCGCGGTGATCAGGCTTGCGCTGCCGTCAGCCAACGGCAGCGCCTCGGCCGGGGCGCAGCAGTAGCGCACATTGTCCCGAGCCGTGGCGTGAGCGACCTGATCGGCACTCGGATCAAGCCCAACGACAGAGCTGAAATGCGCGGCGAGCTGCCCGGTGAGCTGGCCATTGCCGCAACCGACGTCCACCGCCAGCCGGGTATCGGGAACTATCGACGCCAGATACTCGGCCAGGCCGGATGGATATTCCGGGCGGAAGCGGGCATAAGCCTGCCCGCCCTGATCGAACCAGTTTCTCGGCAAGTTCATCACTACCTCCTCTGTCCTGGCCGTGGCCGGCCTGCCTCGCTCGTTGCACGCAGCATAGCGCCAACGGATGGGTTCGGACCGCTACTGGACCCGGCCCGCCCTGCCGGATGCCGCTACTGACGGCACAAGAACCACTGACTTCGGCTCTTCCCTGGCTCCCGCTGCCTGACGATCGGCCTGCCGGCCCAGCTGCCAGCCGAGACCGCCCCACAGCAAGGCGCAGAGCGCGCCGGCCACCGCCACCAGTCCGGCGCCCTGGCCGAACAGGTCCAGCGCGGTCTTGCCCCAGCTGCTGAGGGCGTCACCGCCGCGGTAGACGATGGTGTCGATAACGTTCTTCGCCTTGTACTTGCTCTCGGCGTCCAGCGGCGCGAAGAGCATTTCGCGCCCAGGCCTGACGAAAGCGTACTCGCCGATCCGCCGCACGATCATCAGCGCAGCCAGCATGGCGAAGCTGGGCGCCAGTGCCAGCCCGAGGAAGCCCAGGCATACCAGCAACGGCACTATCGCCAGCAGCACGCGCACGCCCAGCTTCTGCGCCAGACGCCCGGTGATGAACACCTGCGAGAGCAAGGCGCCGGCCTGGACGATCACGTCGATGGCGCCGAACACACGGATCTGCGCGGCCCGGTCGGGAAACAGCTCGGCCACCAGCCGCGCCTGCTCGAAGTAGAGAAAGGTAGTGACCGTGGCCAGCAGCACGACGAAGCCGGCGATGCCCAACAGATAAGAGGACTTGAGCACCCGCGTGATGCCGCTGAAGGGGTTGCCGGGCAAGGGCCTGCGCGTGCTTTCGGCAGGCAGCGCATCCGGTCGGCCGGCGCCGCCCACTTCGCGCCAGCGCATCAGCG is from Pseudomonas saudiphocaensis and encodes:
- a CDS encoding class I SAM-dependent methyltransferase, with protein sequence MNLPRNWFDQGGQAYARFRPEYPSGLAEYLASIVPDTRLAVDVGCGNGQLTGQLAAHFSSVVGLDPSADQVAHATARDNVRYCCAPAEALPLADGSASLITAAQAAHWFDLPVFYAEARRVARPGAVLALVSYGVLQFGGELDTRFQQFYREEIGPYWPAERQLVDSGYSTLEFPFEPIATPAMTIRLEWSLDEFLGYTATWSAVRQAREAGRADLLQGFANDLTHLWGDPERRQPITWPINMRVGRL
- a CDS encoding NTP/NDP exchange transporter produces the protein MNALSLSQRLSTTLNAEPHELCPALLGFVLFFCLFAGYFMLRPIRESMGIAAGVENLQWLFTATFFVMLAAVPLFAWLSSRVPRLHFVDWVYGFFCANLLTFAALFHLMGESPWLARVFYVWISVYNLFVVSVGWSLMADVFDAGQAKRLFAFIAAGASVGGLVGPALSALLAASLGEAGLMLLAGLLLGVGLALKYSLMRWREVGGAGRPDALPAESTRRPLPGNPFSGITRVLKSSYLLGIAGFVVLLATVTTFLYFEQARLVAELFPDRAAQIRVFGAIDVIVQAGALLSQVFITGRLAQKLGVRVLLAIVPLLVCLGFLGLALAPSFAMLAALMIVRRIGEYAFVRPGREMLFAPLDAESKYKAKNVIDTIVYRGGDALSSWGKTALDLFGQGAGLVAVAGALCALLWGGLGWQLGRQADRQAAGAREEPKSVVLVPSVAASGRAGRVQ